Proteins encoded within one genomic window of Gasterosteus aculeatus chromosome 18, fGasAcu3.hap1.1, whole genome shotgun sequence:
- the tdh gene encoding L-threonine dehydrogenase isoform X1, with the protein MKAGPYKCAQVHFFIPFSFWEARTALGTSMPVIRSLCKVAKQALLGTPGCGCQPLTVAVRNISFSPRQVTSDASFHSVSFSETDHPKVLITGGLGQLGVGLAKMLRKRFGKDNVILSDIRKPPRNVFHSGPFIYSDILDYKNLREIVVNNRITWLVHYSALLSAVGEANVALARSVNITGLHNILDIAAEHGLRLFVPSTIGAFGPTSPRNPTPDLCVQRPRTIYGVSKVHAELMGEYYHHRYGLDFRCLRYPGIISADSMPGGGTTDYAVQIFHDAIKSSKFECNLKPSTRLPMMYIDDCLRATLEVMEAPADTLSMRTYNINAMSFTPEELAQELQKQMPELQVTYDVDHVRQAIADSWPMNFDDSNARKDWGWKHDYDLPELVQTMLNSFAAESRMAGAN; encoded by the exons ATGAAGGCGGGGCCCTATAAATGCGCTCAAGTCCACTTcttcattcctttttctttttgggaagCTCGCACGGCTCTCG GTACCAGCATGCCTGTCATCAGATCCCTCTGCAAGGTGGCCAAGCAGGCGCTGCTCGGCACCCCGGGGTGCGGCTGCCAGCCCCTGACAGTGGCCGTGCGCAACATCAGCTTCTCCCCTCGGCAGGTGACTTCTGATGCCAGCTTCCACTCCGTGTCCTTCTCCGAAACGGACCACCCCAAGGTGCTCATTACAG GCGGCCTGGGGCAGCTCGGGGTGGGGCTCGCCAAAATGTTGAG GAAGCGGTTTGGAAAGGACAACGTCATTCTGTCCGACATCAGGAAACCTCCAAGAAACGTTTTCCACAGCG GCCCCTTCATCTACTCGGACATCCTGGACTACAAGAACCTGCGGGAGATCGTGGTGAACAACCGCATCACCTGGCTGGTTCACTACAGCGCCCTGCTCAGCGCCGTTGGAGAGGCCAACGTCGCCCTCGCGCGCTCCGTCAACATCACCG GGCTCCACAACATCCTGGACATCGCCGCGGAGCACGGCTTGCGCCTGTTTGTCCCGAGCACCATCGGCGCCTTCGGCCCCACCTCCCCCCGCAACCCCACACCGGACCTCTGCGTGCAGAGGCCGCGCACCATCTACGGCGTCTCCAAAGTCCACGCCGAGCTGATGGGCGAG TACTACCACCACCGCTACGGCCTGGACTTCCGCTGCCTCCGTTACCCGGGAATCATCTCGGCGGACTCCATGCCGGGTGGCGGCACCACAG ACTACGCCGTCCAGATTTTCCACGACGCGATCAAGAGCAGCAAGTTTGAGTGCAACTTGAAGCCCAGCACGCGGCTGCCCATGATGTACATCGACGACTGCTTGCGCGCCACgctggaggtgatggaggcgCCGGCCGACACGCTGAGCATGAGGACCTACAACATCAACGCCATGAGCTTCACCCCCGAGGAACTGGCCCAGGAGCTCCAGAAGCAGATGCCCGAGCTGCAGGTCACGTACGACGTCGACCACGTGCGCCAGGCCATCG CCGACAGCTGGCCAATGAACTTCGACGATTCCAACGCACGGAAGGACTGGGGCTGGAAGCACGACTACGACCTGCCGGAGCTCGTCCAGACGATGCTCAACTCCTTTGCCGCCGAGTCGCGGATGGCCGGCGCCAACTGA
- the tdh gene encoding L-threonine dehydrogenase isoform X2, with translation MPVIRSLCKVAKQALLGTPGCGCQPLTVAVRNISFSPRQVTSDASFHSVSFSETDHPKVLITGGLGQLGVGLAKMLRKRFGKDNVILSDIRKPPRNVFHSGPFIYSDILDYKNLREIVVNNRITWLVHYSALLSAVGEANVALARSVNITGLHNILDIAAEHGLRLFVPSTIGAFGPTSPRNPTPDLCVQRPRTIYGVSKVHAELMGEYYHHRYGLDFRCLRYPGIISADSMPGGGTTDYAVQIFHDAIKSSKFECNLKPSTRLPMMYIDDCLRATLEVMEAPADTLSMRTYNINAMSFTPEELAQELQKQMPELQVTYDVDHVRQAIADSWPMNFDDSNARKDWGWKHDYDLPELVQTMLNSFAAESRMAGAN, from the exons ATGCCTGTCATCAGATCCCTCTGCAAGGTGGCCAAGCAGGCGCTGCTCGGCACCCCGGGGTGCGGCTGCCAGCCCCTGACAGTGGCCGTGCGCAACATCAGCTTCTCCCCTCGGCAGGTGACTTCTGATGCCAGCTTCCACTCCGTGTCCTTCTCCGAAACGGACCACCCCAAGGTGCTCATTACAG GCGGCCTGGGGCAGCTCGGGGTGGGGCTCGCCAAAATGTTGAG GAAGCGGTTTGGAAAGGACAACGTCATTCTGTCCGACATCAGGAAACCTCCAAGAAACGTTTTCCACAGCG GCCCCTTCATCTACTCGGACATCCTGGACTACAAGAACCTGCGGGAGATCGTGGTGAACAACCGCATCACCTGGCTGGTTCACTACAGCGCCCTGCTCAGCGCCGTTGGAGAGGCCAACGTCGCCCTCGCGCGCTCCGTCAACATCACCG GGCTCCACAACATCCTGGACATCGCCGCGGAGCACGGCTTGCGCCTGTTTGTCCCGAGCACCATCGGCGCCTTCGGCCCCACCTCCCCCCGCAACCCCACACCGGACCTCTGCGTGCAGAGGCCGCGCACCATCTACGGCGTCTCCAAAGTCCACGCCGAGCTGATGGGCGAG TACTACCACCACCGCTACGGCCTGGACTTCCGCTGCCTCCGTTACCCGGGAATCATCTCGGCGGACTCCATGCCGGGTGGCGGCACCACAG ACTACGCCGTCCAGATTTTCCACGACGCGATCAAGAGCAGCAAGTTTGAGTGCAACTTGAAGCCCAGCACGCGGCTGCCCATGATGTACATCGACGACTGCTTGCGCGCCACgctggaggtgatggaggcgCCGGCCGACACGCTGAGCATGAGGACCTACAACATCAACGCCATGAGCTTCACCCCCGAGGAACTGGCCCAGGAGCTCCAGAAGCAGATGCCCGAGCTGCAGGTCACGTACGACGTCGACCACGTGCGCCAGGCCATCG CCGACAGCTGGCCAATGAACTTCGACGATTCCAACGCACGGAAGGACTGGGGCTGGAAGCACGACTACGACCTGCCGGAGCTCGTCCAGACGATGCTCAACTCCTTTGCCGCCGAGTCGCGGATGGCCGGCGCCAACTGA
- the mtmr9 gene encoding myotubularin-related protein 9, with product MEFAELIKTPRVDGVILHRPFMPTVEGTLCLTGHHLILSSRQDNTEELWLLHSNIDCIEKRFLGSQGRIIVKCKDLRVIQLDIPGMEECLNIASSIEALSTLDILSLMYPFFYRPMFEVLEDGWNSFLPQNAFKDLETMTDEWRLSEVNKDFSVCASYPPLVAVPKGVDDDTLRKVATFRHGGRFPVLSYYHKKNGMVMMRAGQPLAGTNGRRCKEDEKLINATLRPGKRGYIIDTRAANVAQQAKARGGGFESEANYPQWRRISKAIERSNILQESLIKLVEALNDQSHNMDRWLSKLEASNWLTHVKEILTTACLAAQCIDREGASVLVHGTEGTDSTLQVTSLAQIILDPACRTIRGFQGLVEREWLQAGHPFHQRCAQSAFSNSKPRQEAPVFLLFLDCVWQIVRQFPCSFEFSDSFLVLVFEHAYASQFGTFLGNSTAERVKLSLPQKTVSLWSWVNRPQELQRLTNPLYEANSLVIWPSVAPQSLLLWEGVFLRWNRSSRCQDEAYEEMVHIIEYNKELQSKVNKLRRQLAQLETEDRLLQTP from the exons ATGGAGTTCGCCGAGTTGATAAAGACCCCCAGGGTGGATGGGGTTATCCTACATCGACCTTTCATGCCCACGGTGGAGGGCACCCTGTGTTTGACTGGTCATCACCTGATTCTCTCCTCCAGACAGGACAACACTGAGGAGCTTTGGCTGCTTCACTCAAACATCGACTGCATAGAGAAAAG ATTTTTGGGGTCTCAGGGAAGGATCATCGTCAAATGCAAAGACCTGAGGGTGATCCAGCTCGACATCCCTGGCATGGAGGAGTGTCTCAACATTGCCAGTTCTATCGAG GCTCTGTCCACGCTTGACATACTCTCCCTGATGTACCCTTTCTTCTACCGGCCCATGTTCGAAGTCCTAGAAGATGGCTGGAACTCATTTCTTCCACAGAATGCCTTTAAAGATTTGGAGACCATG ACGGATGAGTGGCGCCTGAGTGAAGTCAACAAGGACTTCAGTGTATGTGCATCGTACCCTCCTCTAGTGGCAGTGCCCAAAGGTGTTGATGATGACACTCTGAGGAAAGTCGCCACCTTCCGTCATGGTGGCCGTTTTCCAGTGCTTAGCTACTACCACAAGAAGAATGGCATG GTGATGATGCGGGCCGGGCAGCCTCTGGCCGGCACCAACGGGCGCCGCTGTAAGGAAGACGAGAAGCTGATCAATGCCACACTGCGACCGGGCAAACGTGGCTACATCATCGACACGCGCGCCGCCAACGTCGCCCAGCAGGCCAAAGCTCGAGGTGGAGGATTCGAGTCCGAGGCGAACTACCCGCAATGGAGGAGGATTTCCAAGGCGATCGAAAG GTCCAACATCCTCCAGGAGAGTCTGATAAAGCTAGTCGAGGCGCTTAACGACCAGTCGCACAATATGGACCGCTGGTTAAGCAAGCTGGAGGCTTCCAACTGGCTGACGCACGTGAAAGAGATCCTCACCACCGCCTGCCTGGCTGCCCAGTGTATCGACAG GGAGGGAGCGTCGGTCCTCGTTCACGGCACCGAGGGGACGGACTCCACCCTGCAGGTGACCTCCTTGGCTCAGATCATCCTCGACCCGGCCTGCAGGACCATCCGAGGCTTCCAGGGCCTGGTGGAGCGAGAGTGGCTTCAG GCGGGTCACCCGTTCCACCAGCGCTGCGCCCAGTCGGCCTTCTCCAACAGCAAGCCTCGCCAAGAGGCCCCCGTCTTCCTCCTGTTCTTGGACTGTGTGTGGCAGATCGTCCGCCAGTTCCCGTGTTCCTTTGAGTTCAGCGACAGCTTCCTGGTGCTGGTCTTTGAACACGCGTACGCTTCTCAGTTCGGCACCTTCCTGGGAAACAGCACGGCCGAGAG AGTCAAACTGTCTCTGCCTCAGAAGACTGTGTCCCTTTGGTCGTGGGTGAACCGGCCCCAGGAACTGCAGCGTCTGACCAACCCGCTCTACGAGGCCAACAGTCTGGTGATCTGGCCCTCTGTCGCCCCTCAGAGTCTGCTGCTGTGGGAAG GAGTGTTCCTCCGTTGGAACCGCTCCTCCAGGTGTCAGGACGAGGCCTACGAGGAAATGGTGCACATAATTGAATACAACAAGGAGCTTCAGAGCAAAGTGAACAAGCTGCGCCGGCAGCTGGCCCAGCTGGAAACGGAAGATCGTCTGTTGCAGACGCCTTAG